Below is a window of Nyctibius grandis isolate bNycGra1 chromosome 12, bNycGra1.pri, whole genome shotgun sequence DNA.
GAGCTGAGGCATGCAGGTGGCACCAAGGCTGGCCCCTGGGGTGGCACTGAGCTGAGGCATGCAGGTGGCACCAAGCAGGGACCCTGGGGTGGTACCAAGCTGGGACACATGTGTGGCACCCAGCTGAGGTGACGCGGTGGCACTGAATGGGGCATGTGGGTTGCACCAGACTGGGGCACATGGGTGGCACCAGACTGGGGTGCTGGGACGGCATTGAGCTGGGACATGTGGGTGGCACCGAGGTGGGTCAGTGCAGTGGCAgtgagctggggtggggggccaTGAGCTGGGGTCCCCAAGGACCCTCCTGTCCTCGCTGTCACCCAGCTGCCCCCCAGGCTCTTGGGGGTGAGGAGGGCTCGGGGTCCCCACTGACGCCTGCTGGCCACCCTGGGGGTCCCCGCCATGCCAGGGAGGGCGCGTGGCACCCCGTCCCCTCCCATGTCACCGCCCTGCCCGCGCAGGCAGGGGGACAAAGCCATggtgggtgctgagcaccccgCGGCCACCTCTCCTCGCAGGTCATCTCGGAGGAGATCTCGGGCAACAACGGCTACGTGGAGCTGGCCTTCCGGGCCAAGAAGCTGGACGACAAGGTGAGCTGGGGCcggggggtgggcagggtgggcagggcGGGCAGCGCAGAGGGTGCTCTGCCCCATCCTCCCTCCTCCAGGACCTCTTCAGCAAGTCGGACCCTTTCCTGGAGATCTACCGCGTGGACGACGACGGCAGCGAGCAGCTCGTGTACCGCACGGAGGTGAGCCCCGTCCCTCGGGCCACCCGGCCCCGCTGGCCCTCGGACCACCCGGCCCCCGCGGCCACCCGGCCCCGCTGAGCCCTGGCCCCGCAGGTGGTGAAGAACAACCTGAGCCCCATCTGGGAGCCCTTCAAGGTCTCCCTCAACTCACTCTGCAGCTGcgaggagaagaggaagctgagGGTGAGGAAGGGCCACGGGGACCCACGTCCTTGCCCCGGTGCCACGTGTCCCCTGGCTCCCCCACAGCCCCACGTGGGCAGCGTGCCGGGGTCCCCGGGGATGGTGCCGGGGTCCCAGGGATGGTGCTGGGGTCCCCGGGGATGGTGGCAGGGATGGGGGTGTAGGTGGGTGCCCCCCGAGCCGGGGCTGAGCCGTCCCCCGGCGCAGTGCGTGGTGTGGGACTACGACTCACGGGGCAAACACGACTTCATCGGGGAGTTCACCACCACCTTCGAGGAGATGCAGAAGGCGATGGGGGAGAACAAGGTGGGCacagggacacggggacaggcTGTGGGGTCGCCCCTCCGTGCTGCCGGCAGAGCCCGCTCCAGGAGGCACCTCCCAGCTCCAACGCTGGGTTTGGGGCTGTTCTCCCCTCGCTGCCCCACTCGTTGGGGAAGGGATGGTGGGGCTGGGCTCCTCGGGGGAAATGGGCCCCAGATGGGCTGGCTGGGAGTGGGGGATGGCGGGTGCACCCTGGGGCTGCGGGGTTGTGGggccacagaatcccagaatcaaccaggttggaagagccctctgggatcatcgagtccaaccattgccctgacaccaccgtgtcaactagactgTGGGGTTCTGGGGCTGCAGGGTTGTGGGGTTGCATCGTTGTGGGGCCacagggctgtggggctgcagggtTGTGGGGCCATGGGATGGAGCATTatggggctgcagggcagcagggtTATGGGGTGGTGGGGTTATGGGGTGGTGGGGTTATGGGTCAGTGGGGTTATGGGGTGGTGGGGTTATGGGTCAGTGGGTTTATGGGGTGGTGGGTTTATGGCACGGTGGGGTTATGGGTCAGTGGGGTTATGGGGTGGTGGGGTTATGGGGTGGTGGGGTTGTGGGGTGGTGGGGTTATGGGTCGATGGGGTTATGGGGTCGCAGTGCTGCAGAGCCGTGGGGCCGGGGGTCTGCGGGGTCGTGGCAGGGGGGTGCTGGCGCGTGGGGCCgtgcccccggggctggggggccgcAGGCAGCGCGCGTGCCCCGTGCCGCAGGTGCAGTGGGACTGCATGAACCCCAAGTACAAGATCAAGAAGCGCAACTACAAGAACTCGGGGGTCGTGGTGCTGCTGGACTTGAAGGTGAGTGAATGCGTGCCaagccgtgccgtgccgtgccatgctgtgccgAGCTGTGCCGTGCCATGGGGTGGCGTGGGGCAGGCTGACGTGGGTCCCTCTGGAAGATCCACAGGGTTTACTCCTTCCTGGACTACATCATGGGCGGCTGCCAGATCCACTTCACGGTGAGCCgtgtccccctgccccgggggccAGGCAGGGGCTCTGGCGCTGGCCCACGTGCCCATCCCcagggccgggggctgcggtgGCACATCCCGGCACCCCCGAGCCACGGCTGTGCCACGGCGCTGGCAagtggggctggcagagccaccCGACCCCAGCGGGGACACGCCGGTGGCCCTGCTTGCCCCGGAGGACCCTGATTGCCACCATCTCCCCCTGGCCAGGTGGCCATCGACTTCACGGCCTCCAACGGGGACCCCCGGAACAGCTGCTCCCTGCACTACATCAACCCCTACCAGCCCAACGAGTACCTCAAGGCGCTGGTGGCCGTGGGCGAGATCTGCCAGGACTACGACAGGTCGGGCACTCCGTGGGTCCCCCGGGGCCAGGACACCCCGGTGATGGCCACCCTGGGGCCAGGACGCCCCGGTGATGGCCCCCCCGATGCTGGCACGGCCAGAGCCTCTCACCCCTCTTCCCTTGCAGCGATAAGAGATTCTCGGCTCTGGGCTTTGGGGCGAGGATCCCCCCCAAGTACGAGGTGAGGGGGTGGTTGGGGCACGGGGGGCCCTGTGGGACCCCAGGGATGCACCCGTCCCTCCGGGTGCCCTTGGCCCTGGCTCCTGTGGGGCTCAGCCGGGGGCTgtggtgggtgggtgggcactggccccccatcccctctcGCCCTCCAGGTCTCCCACGATTTCGCCATCAACTTCAACCCCGACAACGATGAGTGCGAGGGTGAGCCCAGCTCTGGTCCCAtggcccccccaccccgtgccaGAGCCCGGTGCTGCCACCCCTCACCCCTTctgtcccccaccccaggcaTCCAGGGCGTCGTGGAGTCCTACCAGAGCTGCCTGCCCAAAATCCAGCTCTACGGCCCCACCAACGTGGCCCCCATCATCTCCAAGGTGGCTCGCGTGGCGGCCGACGAGGAGCGGACGAAGGAGGCTTCGGTACgtccccaggctgggctgagaCCCGGCACGCTCGTGCCATGTGTGGCTGTCCCCGGGGgtggccgcggggccgggcagcccccCCAGAGCAtcatcccccccccccaccagcaATACTTCATCCTGCTGATCCTGACCGACGGCGTGGTGACGGACATGGCGGACACGCGCGAGGCCATCGTCCGCGCCTCCTACCTGCCCATGTCCATCATCATCGTCGGCGTGGGCAACGCCGACTTCACCGACATGCAGATCCTCGACGGGGACGACGGCGTCCTGCGCTCCCCCCGCGGCGAGCCCGTCCTCCGCGACATCGTCCAGTTCGTCCCCTTCCGCGAGTTCAAGAACGTGAGTGGGGCACTGGGggccctcctgtcccctcccatcccctcccgtcccctcctgtcccctcccgtcccctcccgtcccctccatcccctccatcccctcctgtCGCCTCCTGTCCCTTCCcgtcccctcctgtcccctcccgtcccctccatcccctcccgtcccctccatcccctcccgtCCCTTCCCGTCCCTTCCcatcccctcctgtcccctcccgtcccctcccgtcccctccatcccctccgtCCCTTCCCGTCCCCTCtcgtcccctccatcccctcctgtcccctcccgtcccctccatcccctcccgtcccctcccgtcccctccatcccctcctgtcccctcccgtcccctccgtcccctcccgtcccctcccgtcccctccatcccctcccgtcccctcccgtcccctccatcccctcctgtcccctcccgtcccctcccatcccctcccatcccctgctgtcccctcccgtcccctcccgtcccctccatcccctccatcccctcctgtcccctcccgtcccctcccgtcccctccatcccctcctgtcccctcccgtcccctcccatcccctcccatcccctcccgtcccctcccgtcccctccgtcccctccatcccctccatcccctcccgtcccctcccgtcccctccatcccctcccatcccctcccgtcccctcctgtcccctccgtcccctcccatcccctcccgTCCCCACGGCAGCACCGAGCACCACTGCCCGCCCAGCCGGTGCCCCGTGGGTGCTGCTCCCCACTCCGGGGCAGGCGGGTGCCACCGTGCCCCAGCTCACCCGtccccccgctgtccccccccggtgtcccccgtCCCACAGGCGTCCCCGACGGCGCTGGCCAAGTGTGTGCTGGCAGAGGTGCCCAAGCAGGTGGTGGAGTACTACAGCTACAAGGCCTTCCCCCCGCGGTGCCCCCGGCCCgagccccccgagccccccctcGGCTCGCCCCAGTGACCCCCCGGTGCCCCACGGGGACAGTCGGGGTCCCACCCCGCCGCAGACCCCTCCTCGCACCGGGAGCTGGCTGGGGGCACGGGGACAGGCCGGTGCCCCAGCGCAGGAGGGTCCCCAGCGGGCATCGCCCGCTCCCGGTGGTCCGTGCCCCGCAGCCCGTCCCCGCTCcgtccccgctgtcccctcGGTCCCCGCTTGTCACTCGCTCTGACGTCGTTTGGAGGCTGCATGACGAACCCCCCGGTGTGGGGGGACCCCCCAATAAAGCAACCCCACCCCATGCCCGTGCCCGTGCCGCGTGCTCTCGGGGCGCCGACGCCAAAGCTCCGTGCCAGGGGCTCGGCGGGTCACGGGCAGAGGGACAGGCAGCTCCCGGGGTGCCCCCTCACGCCCCTCACCGTGCCACCGCGTGCCATGTACCGTGTGGCATGTGCCATGTCACCTGTGCCCTGTGCCATGGGCTGTATGCTGCATGCCATGCACTGTGCCATGTGCCACATACCGTGTGTCACGTGCCACGTACTGCATGCCACGTGCCATCTTCCATGTGCCATGTGCTGTGTGCCATGTGTCATGTGCCATGTTCTGTGTGCTATGTGCCATGTACCGCATGCCATGTGCCGCCCACTGAGTGCCAAGTGCTTCATGGCATGTGCTCCGTGTCGTGCCACATGCCACCCCATGTGCCATGCGCGTTGCCATGTGCCGTGTGCCGCGTGCCATGTTCTGGGCCACGGGCTGTGTGCTGCGTGCCATGTGCCgtgtgccatgctgtgccacgTGCCGTGTACCACGTACCGGGCGCTGTGCCATGCTGCTGCCATGTGCAGCGCACCCAGCGCTGTGtgccagctgcctgctgccacgTGCTGTGTGACACCGCGCCACGTCCCCTGTGCCAGGTGTCATTCACCCTGTGCCATGCACTGTGTCCCGGTAGATGCTCCTGGGGAGGTGATGTCCCCTGGGGTGGGGTGTGACCCAAGGCCACCACGGGGACTGGCACTGGGGCCCCGGGGCAGCTATCGCAGGGTGGGGGCCACCCAGGAGCCTGGCACACGGGTGCCACCGAGGTGGGGATGCTGCAAGTGCCAGCACAGAGGTGCCAACCCACCCACCAGCATGGCCACGCTGCACCACCATGCCCCTCCATGCCGCCGCTGCTGGCACCCTGGCACGCTGCCCGCACCGCCCTGGTCCCCCCACGTATTTATAGCTCCTGATTCATCTCCGTGCCAAGGGATAACGGACGTCACCATAGAAACCAACACTGTGCCGGCCCTCGGCGCGGGCAGGGGTCTGGGTGCCCCGCTGGCGGGTGCAGGGggacccccggggctgggggtgccccgTGTCACCGAGCCTGGCTGCACCCAGGgcagggtggcagggctggcagggtgcCAGTGCCAGCGGCCCACGGTGCTGGCATCCCCAGGGAGGGTCTTGCCGCCCACCCCCAGCTCAGCTGAGCCCTGGCCGGGGGTCCCGCTCGAGCTGTGCCCGAGCTGTGCCCTCGCCCTCGCCCTCCTGGCGCTCTGCCACGCTCACCCGGCAGGGGCTGGTTAATTAAGCCAGGGGTTAATTATTGCCTGCGCTTCCCAAGCGGCTTGATatggcaggagagggaggagcagCTCCCCCCGCCtggggcaccccggggtgctgggggacgggggGCACGAGCCCTGGGTGCCACCACCCCAGGAGGGGACATGGGCAGGGGGGtgcccagccaggctggtcACGGCACcgtgcccccccctccccaggcatcAGGAGGGGtgcagtggggcagggggggggggATTGGGGTGCAGGGGGCATTTTGGGGATGCagtgggagggatgggggggatTGGGGCACACAGCCCCTGCGCTGCCCACCCGGCCATTGCCCCCCCCCAGGGCAGATAAGGGCCCCGGGGACGGGTCCCCACCCTGATGTGTCCCCGGTGTCGCCGGGCgctccccgctgtccccccccGCTCCTGCCCCACACCCGTGGGAACGCGCCGCTGCCGGGAAACcgcaataaatatttatttccgCAGGGCGGAAGGGGGGTCACGGCCACgcacccccgccccgggggggAGGGAGGCCACGGGGATGGCCGCAGCAAGTCCCCCATCCCCAGCGGGGTGTCACGCAGCCGGTGTCCCCCCCCATAGACCCCCCGCAccgccgcagcccccggggcGATGCTGGGGGGTGTGTAGGTtatgggggtgctgggggggggtcccccggcggggctgggcagcGGCAGAGCAgatgccccccccagcccccccctcAGGCCATGGGCCAGCGCAGGGGCAGCCCCGCGTCGCCCATCTCCTCCTGGTAGAGGCGGTCGAAGAGGGCGGCTTGCAGCGGGGAGAAGTGGGCTCGCCAGTCCCCCACCACGCCTGCGGGGGGCAcggggtggcaggggggctgcagccagccccacacccccccctttgcccccccccacccattCCCCCCCCTCACCTTTCCTCATGAAGCGGCCCTGGCTGTGGTCCATGATCTCGCGGGGGATGAGGGTGTAGTTGGCCATGGCGTTGTCCCGCATGGCGGCgaagctgcagtgctgctccaGGGCTGCCAGCGTCTCCGGTGCCACGGGGCAGCCCAGGAAGGCGCTGAGCCGCCGCGCTGTGCCACACAGGTCCTGTGCCGGGGGGGACACGCTCAGCCCTGGGCTACCcatggggacggggatggggaccCCGCGGGGCTCACCTGGTGCAGCTCCTCGTAGGTGACGTAGAGCATGTCCAGGAGGTGCCGCTGGCCCAGCCAGCCCTTGACGTGGTCGAACCAGGAGCCGTAGTGCACTGGGGGAGGCGGGGGGTGATGGGGGCCCCCGCGGGCGagccccagcaccccggggaccccccgTGGTCCTTACCCGTGCCCTCGAGGAACCGTGTGAGGAAGGTGTCGAAGGAGCCGGGGTCGGGCAGGAACTTGGCCAGGCGGTGGAAGTGGTAGAAGGAGACGGCGACGTCCTTGGGGTTCCTGGCCACGTAGATCACCTGGGGGGGGCCAGGGTCAGCCCCGCGGCCGGGGGCATCCCGCACCACCCCGCTCAGAAAGCCCCCGGCAACCACGCCGGCTGCGGGAAGCCCCGTGGGCACGGGATGCCCCAGCGGGGACCCCCCAAACCGAGCCGGGTGCCCCCCCACCTTGgccttgctctgctgcagggcGGGCGCCAGGACGCGGGCGGGCAGGTGGGTGGTGAtgaggcggcgggcggccgcgTCCCGCACCGCGTCCCTGAAGTAGATCTGCTCCAGCCAGGGCGCCCGCTCCCAGTTGGGGATGGTCTTGGCTGGCACCGCGTCCCCGCGGCTGAACAGCAGCGTCAGGATCTCCTGCATCCAGGTGGTGCCTGGGGAGGTGGGCGTCAGGGAGGCGCCAGCctggcacggcatggcacagcaGGGCAGAGCATGGCATGACATGGCACAGCACACCATGGCACGGCGTGGCTcagcacagcagggcagagcatggcatggcacagtgTGGTACAGCACAGAATGGCACAGCAACCCACGGCACAgggtggcacagcacagcagggcatggcacggcatggTGCAGCATGGCACAACATCATATGGCACAGCACGGCTCAGCACCCCATGCCATGGCACACCATCATATGGCACAGCATGGCGTGGCACAGATTGGcatggcacagggcagcagctgcaCTGGCAGTGCCGTatgggacccccagagcccccacCAGTCACACCAGTCTGGGGCTGGGCACAGGACGGTGcccaggaagggaagggggTGTTGGGGCTGCCCCCCCCACCACAGGGCAGGGTTTGGGGGGTGGGAGCCGATGGCCGGGGGTCCCCTGTGCTGTGCCcggaggggctggtggccacggggctgcgggggccaAGGTGGCCCTGCCCAGGGACCAGCTGGCCCCGAGCCTGGCCACGCAGGCAGCTCCCTGTGCCACCGCCGGCACGCCGGGGGCTGTGTGGCACAGCCTGCCCtatcccccccctcccaccctGGGGGGTCCGCAgccctgccccactgccccccccgGGTCCCCTCgctgtcccccagccctggcagcccccccggtgccccccggccCTCACCCGATTTGGGGTAGGTGGCGATGACCACGTCGGTGGGGCGGAAGGGGAAGGTGGCGGCGAAGGCGAGGGACTCCTGGGTGTGGAGGTGGCCGGGCAGGGTGACGCCGGCGAAGGTCTCGGTCACCTCCATGCGCTCCATGGCCCGGCCACTGCGGGGGACGCGCCGGCCACCGCCCTTAAATAGCTGCAGAAGAGGAAGCCGTGCCGGGGAGCGGGAGGCCGGGCCCCCCCGGCACATTCCTGCCGCGGGGCCGTCACCGGGGCACGGGCTGGGGACACCCGGGGACAGGGTGGGGGTCCCGCACGGCCAGACCCACCGCCGCGGCCAGGAGAGCCCGGGGGGGGGGCTTGGGCACCCCGTTGCCCCATGGTGGGGAGGGTGCCGGGAGCCTGGCTAGTGGTAGGAGCCCACGGTGGCCCCGGGGGTGCCAGCCCCACGCCGTGCCCCACATCAGGCTCGCCATGGCCCGGGATGAGGAGCGGGGCCGGTCGTCTCCACGTGGCTCCGTGCCATCCCAGCAGCCCCGCTGTGCCTCGTGACACCGCGGCCACCATTGGCCCCCGTGGCCACCAGCCAGCTGGGGTTGGCACCCCACAATgggtgcctcagtttcccacacacacacacgatgCCAGTGGGGCGGGAGGGAGCCCGGCACCATGGGCAACCCCACAGTGGTGCCGTGGGGTGGCCTCACGCTGGCACCCGCCCGACGCCACGTCGgggggtggccctggggtggCCACAGCCCGTCCCAGCCCCACACGCCGCAAAAACCTACTTGGGAGCCGTCGCAGGCAGCAGCCGCCCGAGCGTCCCGGGACCGGGGTGAGCGAGGGGCAACGGGTGGCAGCGGCGGTGCCGGCGGGTGCTGGCACCGGGGAGGCC
It encodes the following:
- the LOC137669397 gene encoding sulfotransferase 2B1-like, with the translated sequence MERMEVTETFAGVTLPGHLHTQESLAFAATFPFRPTDVVIATYPKSGTTWMQEILTLLFSRGDAVPAKTIPNWERAPWLEQIYFRDAVRDAAARRLITTHLPARVLAPALQQSKAKVIYVARNPKDVAVSFYHFHRLAKFLPDPGSFDTFLTRFLEGTVHYGSWFDHVKGWLGQRHLLDMLYVTYEELHQDLCGTARRLSAFLGCPVAPETLAALEQHCSFAAMRDNAMANYTLIPREIMDHSQGRFMRKGVVGDWRAHFSPLQAALFDRLYQEEMGDAGLPLRWPMA
- the CPNE7 gene encoding copine-7, whose amino-acid sequence is MPLDHGAACPPSRPAAMGEVPEPSPQAPLAVLSKVELRVSCRHLLDRDTLNKSDPCVLLLMQCQGQWMEVDRSEVIKSNLNPVFAKIFTVDYSFEEVQKLRFEVYDSHGHAGVGTHDDDFLGGMECTVGQIVAQKRVTKPLFLKYGKFAGKSTITVISEEISGNNGYVELAFRAKKLDDKDLFSKSDPFLEIYRVDDDGSEQLVYRTEVVKNNLSPIWEPFKVSLNSLCSCEEKRKLRCVVWDYDSRGKHDFIGEFTTTFEEMQKAMGENKVQWDCMNPKYKIKKRNYKNSGVVVLLDLKIHRVYSFLDYIMGGCQIHFTVAIDFTASNGDPRNSCSLHYINPYQPNEYLKALVAVGEICQDYDSDKRFSALGFGARIPPKYEVSHDFAINFNPDNDECEGIQGVVESYQSCLPKIQLYGPTNVAPIISKVARVAADEERTKEASQYFILLILTDGVVTDMADTREAIVRASYLPMSIIIVGVGNADFTDMQILDGDDGVLRSPRGEPVLRDIVQFVPFREFKNASPTALAKCVLAEVPKQVVEYYSYKAFPPRCPRPEPPEPPLGSPQ